In Leifsonia sp. ZF2019, a genomic segment contains:
- a CDS encoding cell wall-binding repeat-containing protein, whose translation MRTGGTRASTLLVGILLASIVGLGALPAAAAPTGGDGTDPGAYYSQLARQRAAEGRTTTPDKPSDGATALSLTASAAVDKSLFVAGDLMSDAVFFNGSAMTASAVQTFLNSQVGTCNPQNKPNVEPCLKSYTTATADRPADAMCNGYTGLASETSAQIIAKVGTSCGINQGVLIALLQKEQSLVTDDWPSAAQYSYATGYDCPDDPGVGCAPETAGFFAQVYGAAWQFKRYGNPAGTSDYYTWYPVGKVSDILYSSTNSSCGAGPVAIWNKATAALYYYTPYQPNAAALANFFGTGDACSEYGNRNFWGSFNQWFGSSTAGNVPSMSRISGGDRFETSAAISRAAYPSPGAGVPAVYVANGLSFPDALAAAPAAAHRGGPLLLSTATSVPDAIVTELQRLKPEKIYAVGGTASLSDAVVTQLSSIAPVERISGSDRFQTSQAIAANAFEDSHPTTAYLAYGLNFPDALSAGAAAGAKGYPVLLMYGTAPDAGTIATLQGLGVSAVKVVGGTSVIPDSYLAGLRSAGFTATRISGDDRFDTSLAIMRDAFPSATPGTFLASGMQFPDALSAAAYAGHAGNALLVTSGACVYAGSAELALRSNAISVIGGTTAQGPAVGALSICQ comes from the coding sequence ATGCGTACTGGGGGGACGAGAGCGTCGACGCTCCTCGTCGGAATTCTGCTGGCTTCGATCGTGGGACTGGGGGCTCTGCCTGCGGCGGCCGCCCCGACGGGTGGTGACGGCACCGATCCGGGCGCCTACTACTCCCAGCTGGCGCGGCAGCGCGCGGCGGAAGGGCGGACGACCACCCCGGACAAGCCGAGCGACGGGGCGACGGCGCTCTCCCTGACGGCGTCCGCCGCGGTGGACAAGTCGCTCTTCGTCGCGGGAGACCTGATGAGTGACGCCGTGTTCTTCAACGGCAGCGCGATGACCGCGTCGGCTGTGCAGACCTTCCTGAACTCTCAGGTCGGCACGTGCAACCCGCAGAACAAGCCGAACGTGGAGCCGTGCCTCAAGAGCTACACGACGGCAACGGCCGACCGTCCGGCCGATGCCATGTGCAACGGCTACACCGGACTCGCCAGCGAGACCTCGGCGCAGATCATCGCCAAGGTCGGCACGTCCTGCGGCATCAACCAAGGTGTGCTCATCGCCCTGCTCCAGAAGGAGCAGAGCCTCGTGACCGACGATTGGCCGTCCGCCGCCCAGTACTCGTATGCGACCGGGTACGACTGCCCGGACGACCCGGGCGTCGGCTGCGCCCCGGAGACCGCCGGCTTCTTCGCCCAGGTCTACGGGGCCGCCTGGCAGTTCAAGCGGTATGGCAACCCGGCGGGCACCAGCGACTACTACACGTGGTACCCGGTGGGCAAGGTCAGCGACATCCTCTACTCGTCGACGAACAGCTCATGCGGCGCCGGCCCGGTCGCCATCTGGAACAAGGCCACGGCCGCTCTGTACTACTACACGCCCTACCAGCCGAACGCGGCGGCGCTGGCGAACTTCTTCGGCACCGGAGACGCGTGCTCGGAGTACGGCAACCGCAACTTCTGGGGCAGCTTCAACCAGTGGTTCGGGTCGTCCACGGCGGGCAACGTCCCGTCGATGTCCCGCATCTCGGGCGGAGACCGGTTCGAGACGTCCGCCGCCATCTCCCGGGCGGCCTACCCCTCGCCCGGCGCCGGTGTCCCCGCGGTCTACGTCGCGAACGGACTGTCGTTCCCCGACGCTCTCGCCGCGGCGCCGGCCGCTGCGCACCGCGGGGGACCGCTGCTCCTGAGCACGGCCACGTCGGTCCCCGACGCGATCGTGACAGAGCTTCAGCGACTCAAGCCGGAGAAGATCTACGCCGTCGGCGGCACGGCGTCGCTCTCGGACGCCGTCGTCACGCAGCTCTCGTCCATCGCCCCCGTCGAGCGGATCTCCGGATCGGACCGCTTCCAGACCTCGCAGGCGATCGCGGCGAACGCCTTCGAGGACTCCCACCCCACCACCGCCTACCTCGCGTACGGTCTGAACTTCCCCGACGCGCTCTCTGCCGGAGCAGCCGCCGGCGCGAAGGGCTACCCGGTGCTCCTCATGTACGGGACGGCCCCCGACGCCGGCACGATCGCCACATTGCAGGGTCTCGGCGTGAGCGCGGTGAAGGTGGTCGGGGGAACGTCCGTCATCCCGGACAGCTATCTCGCCGGACTGCGCTCGGCGGGGTTCACCGCCACCCGGATCAGCGGCGACGACCGGTTCGACACGAGCCTGGCGATCATGCGCGACGCCTTCCCGTCCGCGACCCCCGGAACGTTCCTGGCGTCCGGGATGCAGTTCCCCGACGCGCTGTCGGCCGCGGCGTACGCCGGGCATGCGGGGAACGCCCTGCTCGTCACCTCCGGCGCCTGCGTCTACGCGGGTTCCGCGGAGCTCGCCCTCCGCTCGAACGCGATCAGCGTGATCGGCGGCACCACCGCTCAGGGGCCCGCGGTGGGCGCACTCAGTATCTGCCAGTAG
- a CDS encoding dTDP-4-dehydrorhamnose 3,5-epimerase family protein: MQIRELSIPDAYEITPKQHADDRGLFTEWYRFDRLEEAVGHRLDLRQGNLSVSKRGSVRGIHFADIPPSQAKYVMAPHGAVLDFVIDIRVGSPTFGQWDSVLLDDVDRRAIYVGEGLGHCFVALTEGATVSYLVTDTYNPGREHGINPLDADIALVFPEEAGEPLLSPKDTEAPGLIEARDAGLLPTWEAARAFYASLNEK; encoded by the coding sequence GTGCAGATCCGAGAACTTTCGATCCCCGACGCCTATGAGATCACGCCGAAGCAGCACGCGGACGACCGCGGACTCTTCACGGAGTGGTACCGGTTCGACCGGTTGGAGGAGGCGGTCGGCCACCGGCTCGATCTCCGCCAGGGCAACCTGTCGGTGTCGAAGCGCGGTTCGGTCCGTGGCATCCACTTCGCCGACATCCCGCCGAGCCAGGCCAAATACGTGATGGCCCCCCACGGCGCGGTGCTGGACTTCGTGATCGACATCCGCGTCGGCTCGCCGACCTTCGGCCAGTGGGATTCCGTCCTGCTCGACGACGTCGACCGTCGCGCGATCTACGTCGGCGAGGGCCTCGGCCACTGCTTCGTCGCCCTGACCGAGGGCGCGACGGTGAGCTACCTCGTGACGGACACCTATAACCCGGGGCGTGAGCACGGCATCAACCCGTTGGACGCCGACATCGCCCTCGTCTTCCCCGAGGAGGCGGGCGAGCCCCTCCTCTCGCCCAAGGACACCGAGGCGCCCGGACTGATCGAGGCGCGCGACGCCGGCCTGCTCCCCACCTGGGAGGCGGCCCGCGCCTTCTACGCCTCGCTCAACGAGAAGTAA
- the rfbA gene encoding glucose-1-phosphate thymidylyltransferase RfbA produces MRGIILAGGSGTRLWPITKGISKQLMPIYDKPMIYYPLSTLMMAGINEILVITTPEYNEQFKALLGDGSQLGIRLEYAVQPSPDGLAQAFIIGEEFIGDESVALVLGDNIFHGAGLGSNLRNHNTLDGALIFAYHVSNPRAYGVVEFDDDFKALSIEEKPETPKSNYAVPGLYFYDNRVVEIAKTIEPSARGELEISTVNERYLEAGTLQVQVLDRGTAWLDTGTFESMMQASEYVRVIEDRQGFKIGCIEEIAWRAGWIDDAALEALARPLVKSGYGSYLLGLLEAKRQRA; encoded by the coding sequence ATGCGCGGAATCATCCTCGCCGGCGGCTCCGGCACCCGGCTGTGGCCGATCACCAAGGGCATCTCGAAGCAGCTGATGCCGATCTATGACAAGCCGATGATCTACTACCCGCTGTCGACCCTGATGATGGCGGGGATCAACGAGATCCTCGTCATCACGACGCCGGAGTACAACGAGCAGTTCAAGGCGCTCCTCGGCGACGGGTCGCAGCTCGGCATCCGCCTCGAGTACGCGGTGCAGCCCTCACCGGACGGCCTCGCGCAGGCGTTCATCATCGGCGAGGAGTTCATCGGAGACGAGTCCGTCGCACTGGTGCTCGGCGACAACATCTTCCACGGCGCCGGCCTCGGCTCTAATCTGCGCAACCACAACACGCTCGACGGCGCGCTGATCTTCGCGTACCACGTGAGCAACCCGCGAGCCTACGGCGTCGTCGAGTTCGACGACGACTTCAAGGCGCTCTCCATCGAGGAGAAGCCCGAGACGCCGAAGAGCAACTACGCCGTCCCCGGGCTCTACTTCTACGACAACCGCGTGGTCGAGATCGCCAAGACGATCGAGCCGAGCGCGCGGGGCGAGCTCGAGATCTCGACGGTCAACGAGCGCTACCTGGAGGCGGGGACGCTGCAGGTGCAGGTGCTGGACCGCGGCACCGCGTGGCTCGACACCGGGACGTTCGAGTCGATGATGCAGGCGTCGGAGTACGTGCGCGTGATCGAAGACCGTCAGGGCTTCAAGATCGGCTGCATCGAGGAGATCGCCTGGCGTGCAGGCTGGATCGACGACGCCGCGCTCGAGGCGCTCGCGCGTCCGCTCGTGAAGAGCGGCTACGGCTCCTACCTGCTCGGGCTGCTGGAGGCGAAGCGCCAGCGCGCCTGA
- a CDS encoding cell wall-binding repeat-containing protein, translating to MNRDERRQAARAAALAVAIGGLLGAMLLPVPASATPSSAPVPGSASARVSDDAPTIGEHTPAQFAAAAGQLPPALVEAVRTDLGQSAEQYLADAATADDAAEVVSHLERRGVDVTGSRVDGSRVTIGVSSAADLAAVQATGATAVVGDVTAPVDVPRLHPAADLLGGTAWGYLTNATTGAGVRCSVGFNGNGPGGAAQYVTAGHCKIGTPQSAINQIVQTAPGQSGPFGATIGSMVEGSFQYGGGVDSGRIAVTGSGVAPVPGVSTWAGGTGSPSAAPLTVRGDTTGVVGAAVCKSGSTTGWTCGHILAVDQLVDVDDQEVNAILTDACVLEGDSGGAAVVGSYALGVTSASSYTTACGSDPISAFFPLRSSSGAPSVATAQSGWQLQVGLATPVPDLASGGSTFAAAPFTGTVAGANGETRVDVYFDGRTDAQGASASATLSSSGRWSVALPSATGTHSYRIVARWGSQSSAEATGTVVVTANPAVDRISGSDRFETAVKVSQAGFPGTAGTVFVASGVGFADALSAGPAAVEADAPLLLTTPGAVPAVVLTELKRLSPTRIVLVGGTAAVSADAEAQLATVAPVRRISGSDRFETSRAVAGYAFGGGASRAFLATGVAFADALSAGAAAGANHAPVVLVRGSDSAADQATVAFLRTLGVGALDVVGGPASITQAYADSLTTVAPVTREGGSDRFETAIAVNAAGFASARAAFVASGLAFPDALSGSALAGLRGAPLYVVPPSCLPVGVTSELSRYGVSTMTIVGGPAVVAPAVAAFTPCG from the coding sequence GTGAACCGGGACGAGAGACGACAGGCCGCGCGCGCGGCAGCGCTGGCCGTGGCGATCGGTGGCCTCCTGGGAGCGATGCTCCTCCCGGTGCCCGCGTCGGCGACGCCCTCTTCCGCGCCGGTGCCGGGTTCCGCAAGCGCGCGGGTGTCCGACGACGCCCCGACCATCGGCGAGCACACACCCGCGCAGTTCGCAGCGGCAGCCGGCCAGCTCCCTCCGGCGCTCGTGGAGGCCGTTCGCACGGATCTGGGCCAGTCGGCCGAGCAGTACCTCGCCGACGCGGCGACGGCTGACGACGCCGCGGAGGTGGTCTCCCACCTCGAACGCCGCGGCGTCGACGTCACCGGTTCGCGCGTCGACGGGTCCCGGGTGACCATCGGCGTCTCCTCCGCGGCCGATCTGGCCGCGGTGCAGGCGACCGGCGCCACCGCCGTCGTGGGCGACGTCACCGCGCCGGTCGACGTGCCGAGACTCCATCCCGCCGCGGACCTGCTCGGCGGGACGGCCTGGGGGTACCTGACGAACGCGACGACCGGTGCGGGTGTGCGCTGCTCGGTCGGGTTCAACGGCAACGGCCCAGGGGGCGCGGCACAGTACGTCACGGCGGGCCACTGCAAGATCGGGACGCCGCAGTCGGCGATCAACCAGATCGTCCAGACGGCTCCGGGGCAGAGCGGCCCGTTCGGAGCCACGATCGGCAGCATGGTCGAGGGAAGCTTCCAGTACGGCGGGGGAGTCGACTCCGGCCGCATCGCCGTGACGGGCTCCGGAGTCGCACCGGTGCCCGGCGTGTCGACCTGGGCGGGAGGAACAGGGTCCCCGTCCGCGGCACCGCTGACCGTCCGCGGCGACACGACCGGCGTCGTCGGCGCGGCGGTCTGCAAGTCCGGGTCGACCACCGGTTGGACTTGCGGGCACATCCTCGCCGTCGACCAGCTCGTAGACGTCGACGATCAGGAGGTCAACGCGATCCTGACCGACGCCTGCGTGCTGGAGGGGGACAGTGGAGGAGCGGCGGTCGTGGGCTCCTACGCCCTCGGCGTCACCTCGGCGAGCTCGTACACCACCGCCTGTGGGTCCGATCCGATCTCGGCGTTCTTCCCGCTGCGTTCATCCTCCGGGGCGCCGAGCGTCGCGACCGCGCAGAGCGGCTGGCAGCTGCAGGTCGGCCTCGCGACCCCGGTCCCCGACCTCGCGAGCGGGGGCTCGACCTTCGCGGCGGCCCCGTTCACCGGAACGGTCGCGGGCGCGAACGGGGAGACGCGGGTGGACGTCTACTTCGACGGCAGGACCGATGCGCAGGGAGCGAGCGCGAGCGCCACCCTCTCGTCGTCCGGTCGCTGGAGCGTCGCCCTGCCGAGCGCGACGGGGACGCACTCCTACCGGATCGTCGCGCGCTGGGGCTCCCAGAGCTCCGCAGAGGCGACGGGGACCGTGGTGGTCACAGCGAACCCCGCGGTCGACCGGATCTCCGGCTCCGACCGTTTCGAGACCGCGGTGAAGGTCTCGCAGGCGGGCTTCCCCGGCACCGCAGGCACCGTCTTCGTCGCCTCCGGCGTCGGCTTCGCGGACGCGCTCAGCGCCGGGCCCGCCGCGGTGGAGGCGGATGCGCCGCTGCTCCTGACCACGCCGGGCGCGGTCCCCGCGGTCGTCCTGACCGAGCTGAAGCGGCTCTCCCCGACGCGGATCGTCCTCGTCGGCGGGACCGCTGCGGTGTCGGCCGACGCAGAAGCGCAGCTCGCGACCGTCGCCCCCGTGCGGCGCATCTCCGGGTCGGACAGGTTCGAGACCTCGCGGGCGGTCGCCGGATACGCGTTCGGCGGCGGGGCGAGCAGAGCGTTCCTCGCGACAGGGGTGGCGTTCGCCGACGCCCTGTCGGCGGGCGCGGCGGCCGGGGCCAACCACGCACCCGTCGTGCTCGTGCGGGGCTCGGACAGCGCCGCCGACCAGGCGACCGTGGCCTTCCTGCGGACGCTGGGCGTCGGCGCGCTCGACGTCGTGGGCGGTCCGGCGAGCATCACCCAGGCCTACGCGGACTCCCTGACCACGGTGGCCCCCGTGACGCGGGAGGGGGGTTCCGACCGCTTCGAGACGGCGATCGCGGTGAACGCGGCAGGCTTCGCCTCGGCCCGAGCGGCGTTCGTCGCGTCCGGGCTGGCGTTCCCGGACGCGCTCTCGGGCAGCGCACTGGCGGGTCTGCGCGGCGCGCCGCTCTACGTCGTCCCGCCGTCCTGCCTCCCGGTCGGCGTGACGAGCGAGCTCTCCCGCTACGGCGTCTCGACCATGACGATCGTCGGCGGCCCGGCGGTCGTCGCCCCTGCCGTCGCCGCCTTCACCCCGTGCGGCTGA